TAACTACTCAATTTTCAGATACATTTTTTCTTATCTGTTTTAATAAATGGCACTCAAATCATCTCTTCGTACACGTATAACAACTGGATTACTTTTTTTACTAGGAATTATTATTCTTATTAGTGGAGTGGCTGTCTTTTATTTGACCAAATTAGCAGGAGAATCTGATAAGTTACTTGAAGAAAATTATCGTTCTGTTCGTTATGTCCGTATGTTGACAGATAGTTATCAAGAACTACCAGCTATCCAATCTAAATATCTTTCAAATTTAGGTGTAGACAAAGACAAATATAGACAATCAAAAAAAGAAGTGCTTCAATATATAGACTCTTTACAACAAAAGTCTAATGATAAAACTGCAAGTGCTTATATAGATTCTTTAAATATAAATTTTATAAAGTATGTTTCTCGCTTTGATGAAATATTAGAAGATACGACCATTGAACTTCCTAACATGAATCTTTACTTTGACGATTTGAGAACTTATATGCTTCCTGTTAGAGAAAATATAAATGAAATAAGACGTATAAATCAAAATCAAATACTTCAAAGAAATGACTTTATACAAAGAAGTACAGAAGAAGCTCTTCTCTATATGGCTATCATTGGAGGATTTTGTGTTCTGATTACAGTAGGATTTATTTTTTACTTTCCTGTTTATTTAACAAAACCTTTGAATGAACTTTACTTAGCTTTAGAAGAGATGAGTAATAAAAATTATACAAAGCGTTTGCATGTGGGTTCTACAGATGAGTTTGCACGATTAGCTACCTCTTTCAATAAAATGTCTATTAAAATAGCTGAGTTTGAAAACTTAAATTTAGAAAAACTATTAATTGAGAAAAAACGAACAGAAACCATTATTGAACATCTTCAAGATGGAATTATTGGTGTAAGCGCACAAAACAAAATTATTTTTATTAATCAAGTCGCTGAAATTTTGCTTGATATGTCTTCTGAAGAGGCTGTAGATATTTATATTCCTGATTTACTTGTCAATAATGATGTTCTCTATCATGTAATGGTAGATTTAATGGATATAGAAAAAGGACAATTATTTGCCGAAAAAACAATTAAAGTGCCTTCAGCAGACCGAGATTTGTTTTTCTCAAGACAAGTTATGAGTCTTCCAGAAACAGACGAATTATCTGGTCTCATTATTCTTCTCAAAAACGTTACAAAGTTTACAGAAATGGATGCTGCAAAAACACACTTTATAGCTACCATTTCTCACGAACTCAAAACCCCTTTAGCTGCCACACGACTTAGCTTAGGATTATTGAGAGATAAAAGATTAGGAGAACTAAATGAAGACCAAGCCGATTTAATTGGTGATATAGAACAAGCTACTGAACGTTTGTTTGCACTTACTGGAGAAATTCTTCAATTATCTCAAATAGAATCTGGTAAAATAAAAGTAAATCTACAACCTATTGAAGTTAATAACTTAGTAAATTATGTATTACAGGCTATAAAAGTAGCTGCTGAACAAAAATTCTTAAATGTTGAAGCAGACATTGCTCCAAATCTACCTGTTTTTTTCGCAGATACTGATAAAATAAAATGGGTTGTTATCAACTTCTTAACTAATGCCATACAATATGCTCCTCAGAAATCTGAAGTAAAATTAAGCATCTATCCTGATAATAAAGGAGTTATATTTTCAGTAAATGATAAAGGAAAAGGAATTAGTGAGATGTATCATTTAAAAGTATTTGAAAAATATTTTCAAGTGCCTGACTCTGAAGGTCAAGTAGATAAAAAAGGTTCTGGTTTGGGACTTGCCATTTGTAGAGAATTTATAGAAGCTCACAAAGGTGAAATTTGGGTAGAAAGCCAAGTAGGTAAAGGAAGTACGTTTTTCTTTTGGCTGCCCTTAGATACATAAAATAACGTATTTGAAAGCCCTAAAAAACAGCTATTCCAAATAATATAATGTTATTTTGTTTCAAAACTTCTTTTATTTGGTTAGTATCTAATTAAAGTTTTATATAATTTTGCACTACAATAAAAACGTTTACCTCATTGTATACGTTATTACATTTTAATTTATATTGTATCATCAAATTTATAAACTGATATATTAGCTATGGCACTTCATTATAAAATAGATCTAATTGATAAACAGATTTTGGAAATTCTTCAAGAAAACGCCAAAATTACAAATGCTCAACTTTCTAAAGACATCAACCTTTCACCTGCGCCTACTTTGGAACGTGTCAAAAAATTAGAAAATGCTGGCTATATCCAAAGTTATCATGCTCGCCTTGATGCTCAGAAATTGGGTTTAGGAGTAGCTACATTTGTCAGTGTAAAATTAAACAAGCACAATAAATCAAGTAATGAAAGATTTGTAAAACAAGTAAGAGAAATTGACGAAATTGTGGAATGTCATTATGTTACAGGCTCTAGTGATTATGTTTTGAAGGTAGTTTCTAAAGACATTGATTCCTATCAAAGTTTGATAATGAACAAAATTAGTGAAATCCCAGAAGTGGATAATATGCAAACAATGGTTATTTTGAATACTATAAAAGATAGTGATTCGCTTCCTATACCAGAGGCAACTCCAGCATTAATAAAAAATATTGAGAATAGCTAAAAAATGTATTCGCATTTTAACTTCTTAATAAGTAAAAAATGACAGAATAGTAATAAAAACAACTATGTCATGATTAATAAGTATTGGTTTAATAGCTTATTAAATGCTGTATTAATAACTATTTACTAACACTTGCTACCTAATTTTGCTTTAAATTTTGTATTTTTGTTGCGCAACTAGTTGCCTTTGTTTAGTCTGAAAAGCAAAAAAGAATCAAAATTCTATTAAAGATTTGATATTCTGTTATTTTACTAAAAATATTTCTATTCTGTCATGCATATTGATCTTACCAACTCTGATAAAAAAGTAAAACTTTGTCGACAAGGTTTTTTATACTTACGTAAAAAAGGAATTCATGAAGGTTGGCGATTACACTCGGCTGGTTATGCTGTGCTTCAACAAATGAAGTTTGGCAAAATTCAGACTCTTTATATGCACAAAATTTTGGCAGATACATTCATCAAAAAGCAAGATACTGATAAAAGGCTTTTTGTACGTATGTTAGATTCAAATAAACTAAATTGTCAGATAGAGAATTTAGAATGGGCAACTATGTCAGAACTTCGTCGCCATCAAACGAATCATACTCCCAATAATTATAGAGGTGTTTCGAAAGATGGTAAAAAATATAGAGCCATTATCTATGATCAAGGCGAACGGATTTATTTAGGTGTTTTTGATACACCCGAACTTGCAGCCGTCGCCTATAATCAAGAATCTTTAAAACGATTTGGAGTTACTGAAAGTCTCAATGAACTTCCAAGTCCTTTGGACATGAGTCCTCCTCCTACGAGAAATGAAACTCCAAATGCTAGAGGAAGCAAATAAGATATTGACACTTAGTCTATTACTAACTGTTTTTAATCTAATAAGACCTTATTTTGATCTAATTTATTTAGAAACCTTACTTTGTAGTTATCTAAGTAGTCTTGATAAAATTTTCCATTTATCCATTCTCCATCAAGAGTAGCTTCCCACTGCTCATAAAATTTGATAGCTGGTGTATTCCAATCCAAAACCTGCCAAGTCATCATATTGGTATTTTGACGTTTGGCTTCCAAAATAGTTGCTTCAAAAAGAAGTTTGCCTATTCCTTCACCTCTATATTGTTCGTTTACTAAAAAATCTTCCAAATACAGACAACGACCTTTCCAAGTAGAATAACGAATATAAAACAGTGAAAAACCTACAATTGTAGTACCTTGCTCTGCCACAATTGCACCATAAGAAGGATTTTCTCCAAATCCATCAATAGCCATTTGCTCAGGTGTTGTAGTAACTTCGTGTTCTGCTCTTTCATAAATAGCTAGTTCGACAATCAAATCAAAAATTTGAGGAACATCTTTTTCAGTAGCCCTACGTATTGTTGTTTTTTTCATAATATAAAATAGGTCAAACTTTGAGTCTGAATAAAAATAATATAAAATTGACGGTTTATCTATTTTAGTATGTAAATTTGCCTAGACAAATATCGTCAAACAAAAATATAGGAATTATTTTACTTCTCTTAATCTATTTTCAATCTACCAAGAAATATGTCTGATTCTTCAATTTTTTTAAATAATCCTTTACAAATTTCAATTGTTATTCCTCTTTTTAATGAAGATGAATCACTTCCTCCTTTACATGATTGGATTGTCAAAGTAATGAAAGAAAATAACTTCTCTTATGAAATTATTTTTGTTAATGATGGAAGTACAGATAATTCGTGGAATGTAATCGAAGAATTAGGAAAGAGAAATGACAATGTAAAAGCAATTTGTTTTTCAAGAAATTATGGAAAATCGGCAGCCTTGGATGCAGGTTTCAAGATTGTAAAAGGAGAAGTTGTGATTACAATGGATGCAGACTTACAAGATAGTCCAGACGAAATTCCAGAATTATATGATTTAATCAAAAATCAAAACTATGATTTGATTTCAGGATGGAAGAAAAAACGCCATGACCCACTTTCAAAAACACTTCCTACAAAACTTTTCAATGCTGCTACTCGTGCATTTTCAGGAATAAAATTAAATGATTTTAACTGTGGATTGAAAGCCTACAAAGTTGAAGTAGTCAGAACGCTCAATGTCTATGGAGAAATGCACCGTTATCTGCCTGTTTTGGCAAAATGGAATGGATTTACAAAAATTGGAGAAAAAGTAGTCGAACACCGAGCAAGGCAATTTGGAAGTACAAAGTTTGGTTTAGAACGTTTTACCAATGGACTTCTAGACTTGCTTTCAGTTACTTTTATTACAAGATTCAAGAAAAAACCGATGCACTTTTTTGGCACATTCGGTTTGCTTTCTTTTTTTATGGGATTTGGAATTGCCTTTTGGTTGCTCCTAGAAAAATTACTTGGAATTCATGGTCGTGAACCAGTTGATGCTCCTCTTTTTTATATTTCCCTTCTTGCTATTGTCATCGGAACACAGCTTTTTTTAGCTGGTTTTATTGCAGAAATGATAGTCATTCATTCCAATGAAAGAAATGATTATATTATTTCCAAAGAAGTTTAAATATATTTTATCCACACCAATGATATAAAATCTATTTAAATAAATCTTTCAATTTATACTTATATTTCTCAAATAATCCTTCAGAATACGTTTCAACAGCTTTCATTCCTGCTTTTTTGGCAAAACTTGTCACAACAGGAAACAAAGCTGCTAATAAAGATGCTTGTACGCCTTTCATAAATGATTTAGGAGAAACATCTGTTTGAGCAGTGTTATTTTGAGGTGCTTGAACATACACAATTTGTGGTTCATTATTGCCTCTATTTTTCTTCTTTTTACCTGTCAATTTACCAAAAATAAAGCCTGTAAGTTTTATACCTACATAAGCTGAAGCTCCTCCAATAAGAGCTAGTTTGGCTACATTGCCTGTTATATTTTTGGTATCTTCAATTTGTTCTTTTAAAGCAATTTTTTGAGCAAATTGCATTTCTTCCAATTCTTTTTTATGTAAATCTAAAGGTTTGTTCATGAGATGAAAATAGTTTGAAAAATGAGTTTAAGTAAAAAAAGTTTAAAAAATGAAACTTTAAGGAATTAGTTTATAATTTATCATTCACTTACTCTCCTTTTATTTGATTTTTAATTTGCTCGTTACGCAGTTCGGTCTCTTCATTAACTTGTTCTATCAGTGCTTTTTTAGCTTCTTCTTCCGTAATTGCAGGTTTTACTTTTTCGTGGCGAACATCTTCTTTCATAATTCCTTTTTCAATATTCTTGCGAGTAGTAGAGTTTGGATACAAAATTTGAGGAATAGTTTTGAGTTCTAAAGGAGTTCCTTTTATTCCATCTGTTA
This is a stretch of genomic DNA from Bernardetia sp. MNP-M8. It encodes these proteins:
- a CDS encoding ATP-binding protein → MALKSSLRTRITTGLLFLLGIIILISGVAVFYLTKLAGESDKLLEENYRSVRYVRMLTDSYQELPAIQSKYLSNLGVDKDKYRQSKKEVLQYIDSLQQKSNDKTASAYIDSLNINFIKYVSRFDEILEDTTIELPNMNLYFDDLRTYMLPVRENINEIRRINQNQILQRNDFIQRSTEEALLYMAIIGGFCVLITVGFIFYFPVYLTKPLNELYLALEEMSNKNYTKRLHVGSTDEFARLATSFNKMSIKIAEFENLNLEKLLIEKKRTETIIEHLQDGIIGVSAQNKIIFINQVAEILLDMSSEEAVDIYIPDLLVNNDVLYHVMVDLMDIEKGQLFAEKTIKVPSADRDLFFSRQVMSLPETDELSGLIILLKNVTKFTEMDAAKTHFIATISHELKTPLAATRLSLGLLRDKRLGELNEDQADLIGDIEQATERLFALTGEILQLSQIESGKIKVNLQPIEVNNLVNYVLQAIKVAAEQKFLNVEADIAPNLPVFFADTDKIKWVVINFLTNAIQYAPQKSEVKLSIYPDNKGVIFSVNDKGKGISEMYHLKVFEKYFQVPDSEGQVDKKGSGLGLAICREFIEAHKGEIWVESQVGKGSTFFFWLPLDT
- a CDS encoding Lrp/AsnC family transcriptional regulator, with the protein product MALHYKIDLIDKQILEILQENAKITNAQLSKDINLSPAPTLERVKKLENAGYIQSYHARLDAQKLGLGVATFVSVKLNKHNKSSNERFVKQVREIDEIVECHYVTGSSDYVLKVVSKDIDSYQSLIMNKISEIPEVDNMQTMVILNTIKDSDSLPIPEATPALIKNIENS
- a CDS encoding GNAT family N-acetyltransferase, which encodes MKKTTIRRATEKDVPQIFDLIVELAIYERAEHEVTTTPEQMAIDGFGENPSYGAIVAEQGTTIVGFSLFYIRYSTWKGRCLYLEDFLVNEQYRGEGIGKLLFEATILEAKRQNTNMMTWQVLDWNTPAIKFYEQWEATLDGEWINGKFYQDYLDNYKVRFLNKLDQNKVLLD
- a CDS encoding glycosyltransferase family 2 protein, giving the protein MSDSSIFLNNPLQISIVIPLFNEDESLPPLHDWIVKVMKENNFSYEIIFVNDGSTDNSWNVIEELGKRNDNVKAICFSRNYGKSAALDAGFKIVKGEVVITMDADLQDSPDEIPELYDLIKNQNYDLISGWKKKRHDPLSKTLPTKLFNAATRAFSGIKLNDFNCGLKAYKVEVVRTLNVYGEMHRYLPVLAKWNGFTKIGEKVVEHRARQFGSTKFGLERFTNGLLDLLSVTFITRFKKKPMHFFGTFGLLSFFMGFGIAFWLLLEKLLGIHGREPVDAPLFYISLLAIVIGTQLFLAGFIAEMIVIHSNERNDYIISKEV